A genomic segment from Colletotrichum higginsianum IMI 349063 chromosome 5, whole genome shotgun sequence encodes:
- a CDS encoding Metal ion transporter metal ion transporter, translating into MKPTWLDTPQKGEEASVRRLSADPFTADYTINQTLHGQSHPNARRLSIDVAPDFVNLDTVVSSPGTSEGTADSVPTSKGRAELDDSAPLSLLSGPTLPLPNHTYRKERPTWISRRCGDLITFAKFLGPGFMIAVAYIDPGNYATDIAAGASYHFDLLFIVLLSNVVAIFLQSLAIKLGTITGLDLATASRVFLPRWLNIFVYALAEVAIIATDMAVVIGTATALHLLVPRLPLIACVVLTIVDVVFIVVFYRPDGSMRGLRIFEIGVCVLVLGVVVCFCIQLSLIEDTTVGQVFRGYLPSSSIIETQGLYQSCGILGATVMPHSLHLGSGVVQSRLKEYDTKEGNLQEIPRSDTITTDGSYHKVFYFPSMDAIRHCMKFSIAEVVFSLFIFALFVNSAILIVAGAALYHGETSLASDIFGMHDLLANSISSAAGIIFAFALLLSGVSAGLVCTIAGQLVSEGALNWRMRPWLRRLVTRMISITPTIVVVAVAGQTGLSNALTGTQVVLSTVLPVITAPLIYFTSLNKYMTVVPGAASYGSDTGVVPARRFSVVGVKMANSWWVTVLAVLIWLMITIMVVANLVLLVIQIAR; encoded by the exons ATGAAGCCCACATGGCTGGACACGCCCCagaaaggggaggaggccagCGTCCGCAGGCTCAGTGCCGACCCCTTCACCGCCGACTACACCATCAACCAGACGCTGCATGGCCAGTCACACCCGAACGCCCGGCGGTTGAGCATAGACGTAGCGCCCGACttcgtcaacctcgacaCCGTCGTCTCGTCCCCCGGCACGTCGGAGGGCACCGCGGACTCTGTGCCGACGTCCAAGGGCCGGGCCGAGCTTGACGACTCAGCGCCGCTGTCCTTGTTATCGGGGCCGACGCTCCCTCTCCCGAACCACACGTATCGCAAGGAGCGCCCGACGTGGATTAGCCGACGATGCGGCGACCTCATCACGTTTGCAAAGTTCCTGGGCCCCGGGTTCATGATCGCCGTCGCCTACA TTGACCCCGGAAACTACGCCACCGACATTGCCGCCGGCGCATCGTACCACTTCGACCTCCTGTTCATCGTCCTGCTGAGcaacgtcgtcgccatcttcctccAGAGCCTTGCCATCAAGCTTGGCACCATCACGggcctcgacctggccaCCGCGTCCCGCGTCTTCCTCCCGCGATGGCTCAACATCTTCGTctacgccctcgccgaggtcgccatcatcgccacggacatggccgtcgtcatcggcacgGCGACCGCCCTGCACTTGCTGGTCCCGCGGCTGCCGCTCATCGCCTGCGTCGTCCTGaccatcgtcgacgtcgtcttcatcgtcgtcttctaCCGGCCCGACGGCTCCATGCGTGGGCTGCGCATCTTCGAGATTGGGGTCTGCGTCCTCgtgctcggcgtcgtcgtctgctTCTGCATCCAGCTTTCCCTGATCGAGGATACGACCGTCGGCCAGGTCTTCCGGGGCTATCTCCCGTCCAGCTCCATCATCGAGACTCAGGG TCTGTACCAGTCCTGTGGCATCCTGGGCGCGACGGTCATGCCACACAGCCTCCACCTCGGCTCCGGCGTCGTGCAGTCCCGCCTCAAGGAGTACGACACCAAGGAGGGCAACCTCCAGGAGATCCCCCGCTCCGACACGATAACGACGGACGGCAGCTATCATAAGGTTTTCTACTTTCCCTCCATGGACGCCATCCGCCACTGCATGAAAttctccatcgccgaggtcgtcttctccctcttcatcttcgccctcttcgtcaaCTCGGCCATCCTTATcgtcgccggtgccgcccTATACCATGGCGAGACGTCCCTCGCCTCGGACATCTTCGGCATgcacgacctcctcgccaacagcatctcctccgccgcggGTATCATTTTCGCCTTCGCCCTACTGCTGTCGGGCGTCTCTGCGGGCCTGGTCTGCACCATcgccggccagctcgtcAGCGAGGGCGCCCTTAACTGGCGCATGCGGCCCTggctccgccgcctcgtgACGCGGATGATCAGTATCACGCccaccatcgtcgtcgtcgccgtcgcgggccAGACCGGCCTCAGTAACGCGCTGACAGGCACCCAGGTCGTGCTCTCGACCGTGCTGCCCGTCATCACGGCGCCCCTCATCTACTTCACCTCCCTCAACAAGTACATGAccgtcgtccccggcgccgcgAGCTACGGCTCCGACACGGGTGTCGTGC
- a CDS encoding Rxt2-like protein yields MATQQILFSETVAAMKKALKRKSYESDSDDEIDHYGNRGHKLKKRALFSHQGQLAPPSGPEVYNEIIDYAGQQRTIISRNPPIVDEEGYEIDSDDDEERIQEAVSSATELDPYANIRIEQILAPLTVSTDLPSHPTLSKPFTAKTLDEIAEQSCEVRRKENASLWRVRHLFTRLCGDYTWVPCGAMVGPDDADLYSTDYVERGYSRKTKATVAGGLDDASSGTASGNARLEQAPNGTNGESSGDKQSSDGDIAMTDACSDKGEARKQASEKSTEDTHTAGEASRPTNGQVPKSSAAPKTAQEESVADRKQKQRAVDVEMHEGQAAPPSQPGAEVAERNGTHAPSIASETVDETFVHPFFRPPPNARPDRDVGLPEAEAEDIRRLLALYVQKQEEVCRGAMKLHEGLLKANRLRKTVLQWSKAEAHSGANRDMSDGEDWYDKEEWGLTEDLKKGQDDEEEDTGTVAKKTRNRRHFHVLPQPPPLHSQALFPPPEGRRNPPPRLPAKKKKVHPCIAALQRYDETLWPGVSTNINTWGGAELLSQASKCSQLFFLRLSVLNASFQKSSVFARGGKQNKNKDTKNSESLQPSDSITLRNPIPIMAPVEIESKALVDFNQKSLFVSAAAIAFNPLFWNIVARQEYKNKVLTKLFGGRSQTACYGLAVTIFSLGIFRDLLYERALRFQPAHPLLSSDAVTYVGYALVACGNVLVLSSTWQLGITGTFLGDYFGILMDSIVTGFPFNITDAPMYNGSTMSFLGAALIYGKPAGILLTVWVYIVYQVALSYENPFTAGIYAKRDRERAAGKDTKKAR; encoded by the exons ATGGCGACACAACAGATTCTTTTTTCTGAGACGGTGGCCGCTATGAAAAAGGCCCTCAAGCGCAAAAGCTACG AATCTGACTCGGATGATGAGATTGACCACTACGGGAATCGCGGCCACAAGCTTAAAAAGCGtgccctcttctcccaccaGGGCCAActggcgccgccctcgggcCCCGAAGTCTACAACGAA ATCATCGACTACGCCGGACAGCAGCGCACGATAATCAGCCGTAACCCACCCATCGTGGACGAAGAGGGATACGAGATTGAcagcgacgatgatgaggagcGCATCCAGGAGGCTgtctcctcggccaccgAGCTCGACCCCTACGCCAACATTCGGATTGAGC AGATCCTAGCTCCTTTGACTGTCTCGACCGACCTCCCCAGTCATCCCACTCTCTCCAAACCCTTCACTGCCAAGACGTTAGACGAGATCGCCGAGCAAAGCTGCGAAGTGCGACGCAAGGAAAACGCGTCTCTGTGGAGAGTCAGACATCTCTTCACGAGGCTCTGCGGCGATTACACATGGGTGCCGTGCGGTGCGATGGTCGGGCCCGACGATGCTGATCTTTACTCGACCGATTATGTGGAGCGCGGCTACTCGCGCAAGACGAAGGCGACTGTCGCCGGCGGACTCGACGATGCTTCGTCCGGAACAGCGAGCGGCAATGCGAGACTGGAGCAAGCGCCAAACGGCACGAACGGCGAATCCTCGGGCGATAAGCAGAGCAGCGACGGAGACATTGCCATGACCGATGCATGCTCAGACAAGGGGGAAGCCCGGAAGCAGGCGTCTGAAAAGTCAACAGAGGACACACATACCGCTGGCGAGGCATCGCGGCCAACGAACGGCCAGGTACCGAAGAGCTCCGCGGCCCCAAAAACAGCACAGGAGGAGAGTGTTGCCGATAGGAAACAGAAGCAAAGGGCTGTTGACGTTGAGATGCATGAGGGCCAGGCGGCACCTCCATCGCAACCTGGAGCAGAGGTAGCGGAACGCAACGGAACGCATGCGCCGTCAATAGCATCGGAGACGGTGGACGAGACATTCGTGCACCCGTTCttccggccgccgcccaacgCTCGGCCAGACCGGGATGTGGGTCTTccggaggccgaggccgaggataTCCGGCGGCTGCTCGCGCTCTACGTGCAGAAGCAGGAGGAGGTCTGCCGTGGAGCCATGAAACTGCACGAAGGCCTCCTCAAGGCTAACCGGCTGCGCAAGACAGTACTTCAGTGGTCCAAGGCGGAGGCGCATAGCGGAGCGAACCGGGACATgtcggacggcgaggactGGTACGACAAGGAGGAGTGGGGACTGACGGAGGACCTCAAGAAGggccaggacgacgaggaagaagacacGGGTACCGTGGCCAAGAAGACTAGGAATCGCAG GCACTTCCACGTTCTACCCCAGCCCCCTCCACTTCACTCCCAGGCTCTCTTTCCTCCCCCCGAAGGCCGCCGAAACCCCCCGCCCCGTCTGCCCgcgaagaaaaagaaggtGCACCCATGCATTGCAGCATTACAGCGTTATGATGAGACGCTATGGCCAGGTGTCTCCACTAACATAAATACCTGGGGTGGAGCAGAGCTTCTGTCACAAGCAAGCAAATGCTCTCAACTCTTCTTCCTACGCCTGTCTGTCCTCAACGCTTCTTTTCAAAAGAGCTCAGTTTTTGCCCGAGGAGGAAAacaaaataaaaataaagaCACGAAAAACTCCGAATCGCTTCAACCCTCCGATTCCATCACTCTCCGGAACCCGATCCCAATCATGGCGCCTGTCGAGATCGAGAGCAAGGCCCTGGTCGACTTCAATCAGAAGAGCTTGTTCG TTTCTGCTGCCGCCATTGCGTTCAACCCCCTGTTCTGGAA CATCGTTGCGAGACAAG AGTACAAGAACAAGGTCCTCACAAAGCTCTTTGGCGGACGCTCCCAGACCGCCTGCTACGGCCTGGCCGTCACTATCTTCTCTCTCGGCATCTTCCGTGACCTCCTCTACGAACGCGCCCTTCGCTTCCAACCCGCCCACCCTCTGCTCTCGTCCGATGCGGTGACCTATGTCGGATATGCCCTCGTGGCCTGTGGCAACGTTCTCGTTCTCTCTTCGACGTGGCAGCTGGGCATCACCGGCACCTTCCTTGGTGACTACTTCGGCATCCTCATGGACAGCATTGTGACTGGCTTCCCCTTCAACATCACCGATGCCCCGATGTACAATGGCTCCACAATGAGCTTCCTTGGCGCCGCTCTCATCTACGGCAAGCCCGCCGGCATCCTGCTGACCGTTTGGGTCTACATCGTCTACCAAGTTGCCCTGAGCTACGAGAACCCCTTCACCGCCGGCATCTATGCCAAGAGGGACCGCGAGCGTGCCGCCGGCAAGGACACCAAGAAGGCTAGGTGA
- a CDS encoding Toxin biosynthesis gives MSFTSVFHVKEHILDGSHIREFPRALSRSQDDVLKLAVKEYIPKDNPNPKPGDVTIIGAHANGFPKWSSNAKGTIESSPAAASARRRDLWPSRAAARAAFLKSPFYRAWDPRVFDAWLHHGLRDLPTQLYPTASPEADAAAAAAATSEKDRAVTLATTKHQEVFTYFRPSWDAYDAAGRELVRPDLVPDIDPGLNEGYFTFPVYRSEGASTLARLPQLRPRVLYVFGGDSDLSTPDLREEKMRLTGTGVGGSGGAARGRVREVTLPGAGHLFPMEVPGTSAELSAGWIEEALADWRAEQADYERWTRLSVAEKTTLTDEWIKRLGGSARPPKAKAKI, from the exons atgtCCTTCACCTCCGTCTTCCACGTCAAGGAGCACATCCTCGACGGCTCCCACATCCGCGAGTTCCCCCGCGCCCTCTCGCGCTCACAGGACGACGTCCTGAAGCTAGCTGTCAAGGAATACATCCCCAAGGACAACCCGAACCCCAAGCCCGGCGATgtcaccatcatcggcgcccaCGCCAACGGCTTTCCCAAG TGGTCCTCCAACGCAAAAGGCACCATCGAGTCctccccagccgccgcctccgcccgtcgccgcgaCCTCTGGCCctctcgcgccgccgcccgcgccgcttTTCTCAAGAGCCCTTTCTACCGTGCCTGGGACCCTCGCGTCTTCGACGCCTGGCTCCACCACGGCCTGCGCGACCTGCCCACCCAGCTGTACCCGACCGCCAGCCCCgaagccgacgccgccgccgccgccgccgccacgtcgGAAAAGGACCGTGCCGTGACGCTGGCCACCACCAAGCATCAGGAGGTCTTCACCTACTTCCGCCCCAGCTGGGACGCCTACGACGCTGCCGGCCGCGAGCTCGTGCGCCCGGACCTCGTCCCGGACATCGACCCTGGCCTCAACGAGGGCTACTTCACCTTCCCCGTGTACCGCTCCGAGGGCGCCAGCACCCTCGCCCGCCTGCCCCAGCTGCGCCCGCGCGTGCTCTacgtcttcggcggcgacagcgaccTCTCCACCCCGGATCTGCGGGAGGAGAAGATGCGACTGACGGGCActggcgtcggcggcagcggcggcgccgcccggGGTAGGGTGAGGGAGGTCACGctgcccggcgccggccacctCTTCCCCATGGAGGTGCCGGGCACGAGCGCCGAGTTGAGCGCCGGGTGGAtcgaggaggcgctggccGACTGGCgcgccgagcaggccgacTACGAGCGCTGGACGAGACTGAGCgtggccgagaagacgacgcTGACGGACGAGTGGATCAAGAGGCTCGGcggctcggcgaggccgcccaaggccaaggccaagataTAA
- a CDS encoding Major facilitator superfamily transporter, whose amino-acid sequence MGSQHHDEKPGESTSADPSVTTEKQHPHDDPNVADTFNKEDRHMPGADGDDDGEIVYPSGLKLILIIVSLCLAVFLVALDQTIIAPALGAITSEYGSVKDIGWYGASYLLTTTALQPMYGTIYKLFSIKYAYLVAIAIFEVGSLICALAPNSTAFIVGRAIAGIGTAGLFSGSIVILSYTMPLEKRPLAFGLIGGMWGVASVAGPLLGGVFTEKATWRWCFYINLPIGGIAMIFIFFLLTISKQNNALGETLAQRIMQLDLIGTVFFLPAIVCLILALQWGGTEYAWNSATVIGLFVGFALMIIIFIGIQFWQGDKGTLPPKLFRDRNVVCAMLFGCFFGAAFFPLIYYLSLYFQAIQGVSAVQAGIKILPLLLATVVASIASGALISIVGYYNGIILPSMVLFAVGAGMITTFDVDTPMREWFGYQVLAGLGIGAGFQIGVLVVQTVLPQEDVPVATACVQFFQSFGGAIMIAVSQSLFQTGLIDGVSKNAPEIDAAIFINSGADQVRSILTQMGRADLIPTVLEAYMDGLRHTFYVTLACSCAAFAICLGLQWKSVKKEGKGGAVAVAV is encoded by the exons ATGGGATCCCAACACCACGACGAGAAGCCCGGCGAGTCCACGTCGGCTGACCCTTCCGTCACCACCGAGAAGCAGCACCCCCACGATGACCCCAACGTCGCCGATACTTTCAACAAGGAGGACCGCCACATGCCCGGCGcggatggtgatgatgatggtgaaaTCGTGTACCCGTCCGGCCTGAAGctcatcctcatcatcgtctcGCTGTgcctcgccgtcttcctcgtcgccctggaccagaccatcatcgccccggccctcggcgccatcaCATCCGAGTACGGCAGCGTCAAGGACATCGGCTGGTACGGCGCGTCGTACCtcctgacgacgacggccctgCAGCCCATGTACGGCACGATCTACAAGCTCTTCAGCATCAAGTATGCCtacctcgtcgccatcgccatcttcGAGGTCGGCTCCCTCATCTGCGCCCTGGCCCCGAACTCGAccgccttcatcgtcggccgcgccatcgccggcatcggcACCGCCGGCCTGTTCTCCGGctccatcgtcatcctcaGCTACACGATGCCCCTCGAGAAGCGGCCCTTGGCCTTTGGTCTGATCGGCGGCATGTGGGGCGTCGCCTCGGTGGCCGGGCCGttgctcggcggcgtcttcacGGAGAAGGCGACCTGGCGATGGTGTTTCTACATCAACCTACCCATCGGCGGCATTGCCATgatcttcatcttcttcctcttgacCATCAGCAAGCAGAACAACGCCCTAGGCGAGACGCTGGCCCAACGCATCATGCAGCTCGACCTGATCGGtaccgtcttcttcctcccggCCATCGTCTGTCTCATCCTCGCATTGCAGTGGGGCGGCACCGAGTACGCCTGGAACAGCGCCACCGTCATTGGCCTCTTTGTCGGCTTCGCCCTCATGATCATTATCTTTATCGGCATCCAGTTCTGGCAGGGCGACAAGGGCACACTGCCTCCCAAGCTGTTCAGGGACCGCAACGTCGTCTGCGCCATGCTCTTCGGCTGCTTCTTtggcgccgccttcttccccctcaTCTACTATTTGT CGCTCTACTTCCAGGCCATCCAGGGCGTCAGCGCCGTTCAAGCCGGCATCAAGAtcctgcccctcctcctggccaccgtcgtcgcctccatcgccaGCGGCGCACTCATCTCCATCGTGGGCTATTACAACGGCATCATCCTCCCCTCCATGGTTCTGtttgccgtcggcgccggcatgaTCACGACCTTTGACGTCGACACCCCCATGCGCGAGTGGTTCGGCTACCAGGTCCTCGCCGGGCTCGGCATCGGTGCCGGTTTCCAGATCGGCGTGCTGGTCGTCCAGACCGTCCTGCCCCAGGAGGACGTGCCTGTTGCCACGGCCTGCGTGCAGTTCTTCCAGTCTTTCGGTGGCGCCATCATGATCGCCGTTTCCCAGTCGCTCTTCCAGACGGGACTCATCGACGGGGTCTCCAAGAACGCGCCCGAaatcgacgccgccatcttTATCAACTCGGGAGCCGATCAGGTCCGCAGCATCCTGACACAGATGGGTCGCGCAGACTTGATCCCGACGGTGCTGGAGGCTTACATGGACGGGCTGAGGCATACGTTCTACGTCACGCTCGCTTGCTCGTGTGCCGCTTTCGCCATCTGCCTGGGCCTGCAGTGGAAGAGcgtcaagaaggagggcaagggcggcgccgttgccgttgctgtATGA
- a CDS encoding G2-specific serine threonine protein kinase, which translates to MEDPDHPQPPFQLVKRVQDNIWLTRRIAQDPGHADGEEFIARKVDDFDEYYEAGKYSMSFTTKRQRQVKGLMDLLYDGNLGRNVSHILNHENIISLAGYLRQRPVHPHVDAIEDYLVWDICDAGTLENLLAERDCEREPGCFLPESLCWHVLVSAMRALAWLHDGYRQEVDWVTGERCWKKTDAEWMPILHRGINAQTVFFQHPRGRETYGVCKLGKFGKAFVSGVPARRDGAPKGETPLPHSIGFPIAPKEGHKSLTDMTKQWKEYLVTGRNSKRLYTLSDEHWALGAVLFRMMVGSPLPSLDGCKKCRCIHIQRCAKVDCVYQGKHGGGGECQQHETFRGCRCPTPCSAEEDVHIDETLHRVGYSPYMVLAVRMLLNYDLEAPAVGTKALADEVEVLYRRWRGETEDGREYIDVEDDLGYRFLVLNNAAGAVATGEAMEE; encoded by the exons ATGGAGGATCCAGACCACCCTCAGCCGCCATTCCAGCTCGTCAAGAGAGTCCAGGACAACATCTGGCTGACGCGGCGCATTGCCCAGGACCCGGgccatgccgacggcgaagagtTCATCGCGCGCAAGGTGGACGACTTTGACGAGTACTACGAGGCGGGTAAGTACTCGATGAGCTTCACGACCAAGAGGCAGCGGCAGGTGAAGGGCCTGATGGACCTTCTCTACGACGGCAACCTCGGCCGCAACGTGTCGCACATCCTGAACCACGAGAACATCATCTCGCTCGCCGGCTACCTCCGCCAGCGGCCGGTCCACCCgcacgtcgacgccatcgaggatTATCTTGTCTGGGATATCTGCGACGCCGGTACGCTTGAGAACCTCCTCGCGGAGCGCGACTGCGAGCGCGAGCCCGGCTGCTTCCTGCCCGAGTCGCTGTGCTGGCACGTGCTTGTGTCCGCGATGCGCGCCCTCGCCTGGCTCCACGACGGCTACCGCCAGGAGGTGGACTGGGTCACGGGCGAGCGGTgctggaagaagacggaTGCCGAGTGGATGCCCATCCTGCACCGGGGCATCAACGCCCAGaccgtcttcttccagcACCCGCGCGGCAGGGAAACGTACGGCGTGTGCAAGCTGGGCAAGTTCGGGAAGGCCTTTGTGTCGGGCGTGCCCGCGCGGCGGGACGGGGCGCCCAAGGGCGAGACGCCGCTACCACACAGCATCGGGTTCCCCATCGCCCCCAAGGAAGGTCATAAGAGCCTGACGGACATGACGAAGCAGTGGAAGGAGTACCTCGTCACCGGCAGGAAC AGCAAACGGTTGTACACACTCAGCGACGAGCACTgggccctcggcgccgtcctcttCCGCATGATGGTCGGCTCTCCGCTGCCCAGCCTGGACGGGTGCAAGAAGTGCAGGTGCATCCACATCCAGCGGTGCGCCAAGGTCGACTGCGTCTACCAGGGTAaacacggcggcggcggcgagtgcCAGCAGCACGAGACGTTCCGTGGGTGTCGATGCCCCACGCCCTGTTCAGCAGAGGAGGACGTCCACATCGACGAGACGCTGCATCGCGTGGGCTACTCGCCTTACATGGTTCTTGCCGTGCGCATGCTGCTCAACTACGACCTCGAGGCGCCGGCTGTTGGGACCAAGGCActggcggacgaggtcgaggtgcTGTACCGGCGATGGAGGGGCGAGACAGAGGACGGGCGGGAGTAtatcgacgtcgaggacgacctcgGGTACCGATTCCTGGTGTTGAACAATGCTGCGGGTGCTGTTGCCACGGGCGAGGCCATGGAGGAGTGA
- a CDS encoding Pheromone-regulated membrane protein, which produces MGCLSHRKKVTEQRAEQKWDYINLNDFKSRGCLTPFAYFYLWLMLIISLAVYGVDMFTAVNLLAFDRWSSEIDPAIDFKISKWIFSISIIASFVNIAFEQFRAMRVMKRGNVAECYLDNIAVRLESVRMGKGQGWKRFLVFAELTKSKKGAEYIALFTYFSFQSWIRVLVCSGPRQVVNALTLKSVYDAKLAVHEASVEGSLLGFFDKIKSLATEDYQQALILSGMLFTLVIWVFSALYLIMAVFFYVFFLFHWIPKADGGLSGYCERKVTKALMKIVTAKVNKALARQEESKRKAAKKNGEKLPLERQATLPTLPNVGDPDKLAEMPMFGRSDTFATLPAYESRPGTPGSIELNSMDQKRPLPSRMGTTASTASYSSRAPLVGGAADFGYQRSASPVPSLPPMDLNNYPPARPGTSNSQRSFRPQLSHVQTNSQGSMRGGFSESPAAYSPDVMPPFPPPVRSPTARTMDSYGLQRQNTYQSDRSTPAPRATHDDYSSQSNGRASPAPSAYSTRSGAPLPRGPGPLNNTPYQAYQPFNPTRSATGPVPPRGPPSAPMRNMTAPVPPRPQEDYFTRPGTSQSQRPSPRGQGHGYDDDVESQRDQRY; this is translated from the exons ATGGGTTGCCTCAGCCACCGTAAGAAGGTCACCGAGCAACGCGCCGAACAGAAATGGGACTACATT AACTTGAACGACTTCAAGTCGCGGGGATGCCTCACTCCGTTCGCCTACTTCTACCTTTGGCTCATGTTGATCATCTCATTGGCTGTCTACGGCGTCGACATGTTCACTGCCGTCAACCTGCTGGCCTTCGACCGCTGGTCTTCCGAGATCGATCCCGCCATCGACTTCAAAATCTCAAAATGgatcttctccatctccattATCGCATCCTTTGTCAACATTGCCTTTGAACAGTTCCGGGCCATGCGCGTCATGAAGCGGGGAAACGTCGCGGAATGCTATCTCGACAACATTGCCGTCCGCCTCGAAAGTGTCCGTATGGGGAAGGGTCAGGGTTGGAAGCGTTTCTTGGTCTTCGCCGAGCTCACAAAGAGCAAGAAGGGAGCCGAGTACATTGCCTTGTTCACCTACTTCAGTTTCCAAT CCTGGATCCGAGTCCTCGTCTGTTCCGGCCCCCGTCAAGTCGTCAATGCCTTGACGCTCAAGTCCGTCTATGATGCCAAGCTCGCTGTCCACGAAGCATCTGTCGAGGGCTCCCTGTTGGGCTTCTTTGACAAGATCAAATCGCTCGCCACGGAGGACTACCAGCAGGCCCTCATCCTGTCTGGTATGCTCTTCACTCTCGTCATCTGggtcttctcggccttgtacctcatcatggccgtcttcttctaCGTATTCTTCCTGTTCCATTGGATCCccaaggccgacggcggcctctctGGCTACTGCGAGCGCAAGGTCACAAAGGCCCTCATGAAGATTGTGACTGCCAAGGTCAACAAGGCTCTGGCGAGGCAGGAAGAAAGCAAGCGcaaggcggccaagaagaatGGAGAGAAACTGCCTCTCGAACGGCAGGCGACTCTTCCTACGCTCCCCAACGTCGGCGACCCAgacaagctcgccgagatGCCCATGTTCGGCCGCAGCGACACCTTCGCGACGCTCCCCGCCTACGAATCTCGACCAGGTACCCCCGGTAGCATCGAGCTCAACTCCATGGACCAAAAGCGTCCGCTGCCTTCGAGAATGGGCACCACGGCCTCGACTGCCAGTTATTCTTCGCGTGCGcctctcgtcggcggtgctGCGGACTTTGGCTACCAGCGATCCGCCTCGCCCGTTCCGTCGCTCCCTCCAATGGATTTGAACAATTACCCGCCTGCTCGGCCGGGCACCTCGAACTCTCAGCGAAGCTTCCGGCCCCAACTATCACACGTGCAGACGAACTCACAGGGCTCCATGCGAGGCGGCTTCTCGGAGAGCCCCGCTGCCTACTCTCCCGACGTTATGCCTCCCTTCCCGCCGCCAGTCAGGTCACCCACCGCCCGAACGATGGACAGTTATGGTCTGCAAAGACAGAACACGTACCAGAGTGACCGTTCAACGCCGGCTCCCAGGGCTACACACGACGACTATTCGAGCCAATCGAACGGACGAGCCAGCCCAGCGCCCTCGGCCTACTCGACTCGTTCTGGCGCGCCCTTGCCACGCGGCCCTGGCCCGCTCAATAACACGCCCTATCAAGCCTATCAGCCATTCAATCCGACTCGAAGCGCGACCGGTCCCGTTCCTCCTCGGGGTCCGCCGAGTGCTCCCATGCGGAACATGACGGCGCCTGTGCCTCCTCGCCCGCAGGAAGACTACTTTACCCGCCCGGGCACGTCTCAAAGTCAGAGGCCCAGTCCACGCGGTCAGGGCCACGGTTACGATGACGATGTTGAATCCCAGAGAGACCAGCGATACTAG